From the genome of Nicotiana tabacum cultivar K326 chromosome 2, ASM71507v2, whole genome shotgun sequence:
aagtcgggtaacttctcacataaatattattttaccccctatgattgtgaaaacatgaagattttcTATCTtacaatcatttgtagtctcaatatgatatccatttgtattagtaaactttgAGTATACTATAACATATATTTTGACCATAATCTTTTAATATAAATGACATATTTATATATTATCTCTTCGAGAGCCTttatttattatccacaatctaatattattcggacactactggtgtcatgtgtcttctagacaaacaattagctcttcaggagtttttgatacattttgtactatcaaatattgctcagacacttcaagtatcatgagagaaaatcataatcaaataaacaatataaaataattgtttaagcacaagaaaacacctcttcataatattttcctacttgaggaggaaatttcaattgtgttacttcttcgggagcaaatttaaaatacgaaaaattgagtatatattctttCAATCATATTACCTCTTATGGAGGTGAATCATAATATATTtacatcaagagcgcgttcatatttacggctttattaatattgtcacattcatTTCAGAGAATAGATTattatttatcaaaaattatcatccttcaggaaatcaaacataattatctgaacgcgcattaatcatatcaaattgtgatgttgcaacctcttttaaaatatttactacttcagaaGCAAATCGAGGTGTGTatgtaatatagagaatatttctctagcttatcttcaatagtaaccatagaaagcctaaatcaTCATTTCGcgtggtcataggcatataccacttgtGGTGGTTAACAAAAgttagttacaatgagatatacgaaacataaccacttcttgtggttgtatatttcttgcaaactccactggagtttaagtggatctaataatgttatccactttataatcctttattaagataattaggatggaaataaataccaaaataggtactatatacgtaacatataaccaagcaagcgatgataaagatattaaaatataagcaaaaggctCAAATTAATTTACGCATATTTTCAGTCCAGATGTAAGTGATATCTACATCACtactacaacaataacaacaacgacccagtaaaatcccacaagtgaggtatggggagggtagtgtctacgcagaccttacctctaggttgttttcaatagaccctcggctcactactgccaaaaagaaaaattcgccacctcaaggatataatctGCCTTATGATGCTCGGAATGAACAAGATCTAACTACGAACGTAAGAGTGTCGCTTTACATTGATATGAACAttgaaatagaaattaaattcgaagtaattactcaaaatggtagagtctcgtgttgataacatgttataaaataaaatctgtaaagtaaagacaagtatagagagaaactgatatattattcaactttaaTCTGATGTATATATTGAACTAAAATCTCTTCTAGTTatacaagaagggaagttgttgtgtaatctgctactgcaagctgttgtataagctgcttgtaagctgttaTTGTACCAGTTATAGATAATCTTATACAAGAGTAATATTTATCCACAACGGAGTGTCGAAATAATAaaattcttcaggaggcttatttccaataaagtactaaatagataaacatagtTACAGTGAAATCCAATATGAATAAGATTTTTTAGAAAGTTTATTTATACAAGAGTACTAAATGGagtataatatatttataacaataacTTCTTTGTACTGTATAAACATTAATAACGCTTCGGAAAGATATTTCTCAACAACTTCCAGGAAGACTAGTAGAAGATTATATTTAGCATGGCAAACTagtctttttgttttttcctcTAAGTTGAATATTAAACGGTGACTTctcttaaaataaaatgaaaaaaagaaaaagaaaaaagaagaagagatatGGTGACTTTACCACGATTTAcattatgaaaagaaaaaagaaaaaacgaaTGCGTCAATATTATGAAATATGTAATgagaaatggtagaaatcttattttttattttgacctGATTGATTGTAtcaggaaaaggaaagaaaaaaggagGAGGAAGTATCCCTTTCCATCACTCCCTTCTCCGTtgaaaagataataatatttaTACGTATTTGATGTTTATACTGAATTATAttttttcacattcttttatttttcactttatcTAAAAGATTTGGTAAAAGTATTTGGCAATTTAAAAGCTAAGAAGACATGAATTTTCTTTTTCTCGTCACACCTTTACTATTCTAAAAACGTattgtcatttattattattttatttaaggaAGAGATATGAGGATTTACTCATATATCCTTTATGATTAAtgtgattaattaattaattttacttaATAGGAGTGTCAAATCCTTAAAGGACATATTAAAAGAAACCACCAATAATACTAACTTAGCATAGCTCGGTGATAAAATAAGGTAAAAGTTTATATAAAAATTAACGAAGATTAAATAATAAAAGCAAATGTGGAGGGGCATAGCATAGATTTATTGCAAACACCGGTTTATAAGTGGGTATTGGGGAGTCAAAGGCGTACAACTTTGAACAAGTTCAGACTTttacatgctaataatgtaattCTTAGCCGCCTTTATATATGCCTCTCAAGTCTCAGCAGTTAAGTTGAACGAACTATTCAATTTTGAAGTGATACTATTCACAGTTAAGTGATTGGCTCGTAAAAAGGTTAAAATGAAATCACAggagaaaattctaaattctagGTAGTTGCCAATAAAATAAAGAAGCCGTGAAAGACCTTCATTAAGAGTTTTCCAAAACCATACATATATTTAGCTTATTTCCTTAAGATGCTTCCAAGATCCAATTCACATTTCAGTTATGCAAATAAGATTTcttgtcattttctttatataaaCGAATAATGAACATAACTTTAGATTGGACAGGGAAAATTAGCCTTGTCAGTCAAAGTTAGTGGAATTCACTCTGTGTCCCCTATAATATGGCTTTAAGGCTTTAACCTTGTCAACTAAAAACATGAGTCAGAATTCATGAAAGGGCTACCTTTATTTGTTTGTTCCCAATTACTCTTCATCTTACTAACTTCTGCAGCATTAGACACGATCACTAGAGATAAACCCATTAGAGATGGTGATACAATTGTTTCAGCTGGTGGGGTTTATGAACTTGGATTTTTCAGCCCTGGAAATTCCAAGAATCGCTATGTTGGGATATGGTACAAGAAGCTATTACCTACAACTGCCGTCTGGGTTGCCAACAGAAACATTCCATTGAATGACACTTCAGGAATGTTAACACTTAAACCCAATGGAACTCTTGTACTTGTCAACAGTTCCAATGCCTCAATTTGGTCATCAAACTCATCAAGATCCTTAAAAAATCCAAAAGCACGGATTTTGGATTCTGGGAACCTTGTTGTCAGTGACAGAAATGACAGAGACGCGGAAATTAATCTCGTGTGGCAGAGTTTTGACTATCCAGGAAATACTTTATTACCTGGCATGAAGCTTGGACGTAACTTGGTCACGGGCATGGATTGGTACATATCGTCATGGAAGAGCACTGATGATCCTGCTCCTGGTGAATATGTAGACTTTCTTGATTCTCATGGGTACCCGCAATTGGTCGTGCTGAAAAATTCATCTATAGTATATAACGTAGGGCCATGGAACGGTATTGCATTTAGTGGTAGCCCTAATTCTAAACCAAATATATATTATACTTTCGAGTTTGTTATTAATCAGCAGGAAATTTACTACAAATACGAGATTAAGAATGCGTCCCTGCCCACCAGGGTGGTGATCGACGCGGATGGGGTTGTAGAGCACCTAACATGGATAGAGCGCAGTCAGAGCTGGTTTCTCTACTTGACAGCACAATTTGGTAACTGTGATCGTTTTGCTTTATGTGGACCTTACGCAAGCTGCAACATCAATAACTCACCTCCATGTGACTGTCTGAGAGGTTTCGAGCCTAGGTATTTATTAAACTGTGTGACTGTCTCTTCTTAAGTTATTAGGGAGAGCACAtttttaattacttaattatgtcttcacAAGCTTTCTCGCCGTATGGCTAAATTCTTATCCCTGGGCCAAGCACGTGGAAGTTtattttgattacataattaTGTTTTCACAGGTATCCGAATCAATGGTATGCAGCGGACTGGTCTAGTGGTTGTATAAGGAGAACTTCTTTGGCTTGTAACCAAGATGATTTTCTTAAATTGACGGGTATTAAGATGCCGGATTCTAGACACTCGTGGTATAATCAGAGCATGGACCTTGAAGGATGCAAAAAACTGTGCTTGGCTGATTGCAATTGTACAGCCTACTCAAATCTTGATGTTAGAAATGGTGGAAGTGGATGCTTACTATGGTTTGGTGAACTCATTGATATTAGAGAGTTGAGCCACAATGAGCAAGACCTGTTCGTGAGGGTCGCTGCTTCAGAATTAGGTAATGACACTACCCTGTACcatgtttttcattttattatacaATATGTTAGGATTGAGAACCCGGGTAGTGTAGAATTTAGCCGAACAACggtataataacaataacaaagacaatgaaagttgataataacggcaattaaagaatataaagaagacacaaatttaacatggttcggtcaaggtgacctacgtccacaagcggagaggagcaattttactataccaacaagagtacaaaagagagtacaaaattagagtaaatactctaattaatcccaaataccccaagagaataacctcacaggatcactccaaagaaagggttcacacaagtgtttcccaacactcactctcttatgaaatactctataatgaaataaaggaggagaaagaaagacaagagtgaatagctcttgaattggtgtgttttcaaatgaggaaaaactactctatttatagcaaaaattctttgcctaataatggatattatgtcatggcaaatgtcatggtCCACAAATttattataatggatattatgtcatggcaaatgtcatgaactacaaatttgttataatggatattatgtcatggcaaatgtcatgaaaatttggtcatattacaaatctccaccttggcctaatttcggcttatatataataaatttgcttcaccttctccgcaaaaattcccaatgggcaaaatcattcttcataaatgtcaatcaagttcaggcaaagcttaaacttggacactggaagaggttttgtgaacatgttagcaggattgtctctagtgttgatcttctgaacagagacttttctttcagcaatgttttctcggatgaaatga
Proteins encoded in this window:
- the LOC107785042 gene encoding G-type lectin S-receptor-like serine/threonine-protein kinase At4g27290 isoform X3 — encoded protein: MKGLPLFVCSQLLFILLTSAALDTITRDKPIRDGDTIVSAGGVYELGFFSPGNSKNRYVGIWYKKLLPTTAVWVANRNIPLNDTSGMLTLKPNGTLVLVNSSNASIWSSNSSRSLKNPKARILDSGNLVVSDRNDRDAEINLVWQSFDYPGNTLLPGMKLGRNLVTGMDWYISSWKSTDDPAPGEYVDFLDSHGYPQLVVLKNSSIVYNVGPWNGIAFSGSPNSKPNIYYTFEFVINQQEIYYKYEIKNASLPTRVVIDADGVVEHLTWIERSQSWFLYLTAQFGNCDRFALCGPYASCNINNSPPCDCLRGFEPRYPNQWYAADWSSGCIRRTSLACNQDDFLKLTGIKMPDSRHSWYNQSMDLEGCKKLCLADCNCTAYSNLDVRNGGSGCLLWFGELIDIRELSHNEQDLFVRVAASELDSDRKRRRKRSTLIAVISAVLATFILSVLAWFSFQRRKRRTGSEVSNEEMELPLFDLVAVTSATNNFSSANVIGEGGFGPVYKGILPNGQEIAVKRLSKYSGQGVQELKNEIVLISKLQHRNLVKLLGCCLEGEERMLIYEFMPNTSLDYFIFDPSRNPSLPWKNRFEIAMGISRGLLYLHQDSRLRIIHRDLKTSNILLDSGMNAKISDFGLAKILGGDQVEGKTKRVIGT
- the LOC107785042 gene encoding G-type lectin S-receptor-like serine/threonine-protein kinase At4g27290 isoform X1 produces the protein MKGLPLFVCSQLLFILLTSAALDTITRDKPIRDGDTIVSAGGVYELGFFSPGNSKNRYVGIWYKKLLPTTAVWVANRNIPLNDTSGMLTLKPNGTLVLVNSSNASIWSSNSSRSLKNPKARILDSGNLVVSDRNDRDAEINLVWQSFDYPGNTLLPGMKLGRNLVTGMDWYISSWKSTDDPAPGEYVDFLDSHGYPQLVVLKNSSIVYNVGPWNGIAFSGSPNSKPNIYYTFEFVINQQEIYYKYEIKNASLPTRVVIDADGVVEHLTWIERSQSWFLYLTAQFGNCDRFALCGPYASCNINNSPPCDCLRGFEPRYPNQWYAADWSSGCIRRTSLACNQDDFLKLTGIKMPDSRHSWYNQSMDLEGCKKLCLADCNCTAYSNLDVRNGGSGCLLWFGELIDIRELSHNEQDLFVRVAASELDSDRKRRRKRSTLIAVISAVLATFILSVLAWFSFQRRKRRTGSEVSNEEMELPLFDLVAVTSATNNFSSANVIGEGGFGPVYKGILPNGQEIAVKRLSKYSGQGVQELKNEIVLISKLQHRNLVKLLGCCLEGEERMLIYEFMPNTSLDYFIFDPSRNPSLPWKNRFEIAMGISRGLLYLHQDSRLRIIHRDLKTSNILLDSGMNAKISDFGLAKILGGDQVEGKTKRVIGTYGYMSPEYAVDGKYSVKSDVFSIGVIILEIVSGRRNRRFRHLEHHHNLLGHAWLLWNEGKALELMDECLEESFSESQVLRCIQVGLLCVQKLPEDRPTMASVVFWLGNEDLVLPQPKQPGFYVERNSMESTESADEGCLSNNVSLTVLEPR
- the LOC107785042 gene encoding G-type lectin S-receptor-like serine/threonine-protein kinase At4g27290 isoform X2 — its product is MKGLPLFVCSQLLFILLTSAALDTITRDKPIRDGDTIVSAGGVYELGFFSPGNSKNRYVGIWYKKLLPTTAVWVANRNIPLNDTSGMLTLKPNGTLVLVNSSNASIWSSNSSRSLKNPKARILDSGNLVVSDRNDRDAEINLVWQSFDYPGNTLLPGMKLGRNLVTGMDWYISSWKSTDDPAPGEYVDFLDSHGYPQLVVLKNSSIVYNVGPWNGIAFSGSPNSKPNIYYTFEFVINQQEIYYKYEIKNASLPTRVVIDADGVVEHLTWIERSQSWFLYLTAQFGNCDRFALCGPYASCNINNSPPCDCLRGFEPRYPNQWYAADWSSGCIRRTSLACNQDDFLKLTGIKMPDSRHSWYNQSMDLEGCKKLCLADCNCTAYSNLDVRNGGSGCLLWFGELIDIRELSHNEQDLFVRVAASELDRKRRRKRSTLIAVISAVLATFILSVLAWFSFQRRKRRTGSEVSNEEMELPLFDLVAVTSATNNFSSANVIGEGGFGPVYKGILPNGQEIAVKRLSKYSGQGVQELKNEIVLISKLQHRNLVKLLGCCLEGEERMLIYEFMPNTSLDYFIFDPSRNPSLPWKNRFEIAMGISRGLLYLHQDSRLRIIHRDLKTSNILLDSGMNAKISDFGLAKILGGDQVEGKTKRVIGTYGYMSPEYAVDGKYSVKSDVFSIGVIILEIVSGRRNRRFRHLEHHHNLLGHAWLLWNEGKALELMDECLEESFSESQVLRCIQVGLLCVQKLPEDRPTMASVVFWLGNEDLVLPQPKQPGFYVERNSMESTESADEGCLSNNVSLTVLEPR